In Gimesia panareensis, the genomic window CGTCGTCAGGTGCATCTGGAGCGACTTTTGAACCCAGGGACGAATCAGCTGTGCCATGCAGTACATGGCGATCGAATTCATGCCGACGACCACAAACGGGAAGGCCCACTTTTTATACCCTTTGACGTCAATGATCCAATAGAAAACCGCCAGGAACCAGAACGCCCAGCCCGCACTGAAGATCGCCCAGCCGGGAGACCAGATCCGCTTCACAATCGGCACCAGGTGCCATTCCCACTGCTCAATGTTGACCGGCCAGATCGATGTATCGAGCAGCATCGAGACCACAAAACAGATCAACCCCGCCTGCAACAGCCATTTGACTTTCATCTTCTCCAGGCGATTGGACATCAGCAGCTGCCCCGCCATTAGACCGAACAGCATGGTGGCAATGGAGGGGATGAAATTGAGTGTCTGATAACCACCGCCATTCACCCAGAACTTCTGTCCTTCATACGGTTCTTCGTAGCGGGGGAATTGATTCAGAAACTGACGGTCCACCGCAGCAGCAGCATTCGTATGTTTATTCCAAGGCTCACCAAAGCCGGAAAACTGTGACCATTCCGCTTCGTCTTTGTGTTTGACTTCCGTGAGATATTTTTTGACCGCCGTCAGCTCTTCTTCAGCGGGCATGTACTGATAGAAAAAGAACCAGTAGCCCCCTAAAATCGTCACTACGCCGATCAGCTGGGTCACAAATGACCGGTTGACGTAAAAGAAGACGACCAGATAGCCCAGACCGATCTGGCACAACACATTCGCAAATGTGAAATTCGTATGCGGACCAGATCGTGATGAGAGAAACACTCCCAATGCCACGAGCAATACGGCCCGAAAGATCGCATGCCCCCAGATCCGAAGCGTGGAATCGCCCTTCTGTTTGCGTTTGCGAACGGAAAAAGGCATTGAGACGCCGACCATAAACATAAAGGAAGGCTGAATCAGATCCCAGAAACCAGCTCCCGTCCATTCGACATGACTCAACTGATAGGACAGCGTCTGCCAGAGATACTTCCAGGAAGATTCCCACTGCGTGCCGTTATACTGTTCCAGAATCTCGGGAGAATTCCGCAACGCATTGGCAATGTACAGTCCGCCAGAGGCCATCGCCAGCATCACAAACCCCCGGTAGGCATCCAGAGATGTCAGTCGCTGACTGACCGGAGGCTGTTTTCCCTGCTCCTGTTTTTTCGCTGCAACTGTCGCTGGCGGGACAGCCTGTGGATCAGGCGGGGGAGTCTCTGGTTCCTTCTGTAGAGGAATCGTTTCCGGTTGAGGCGCGTCTGAATTCGGAGTATTTTGCGACATCTGATTTACTAATCTGTTTAGAAAAGTTAAGGTATCACTACAAAAGACGAACAGTAGAGGACAGGCTCCAGGAACCTGTCTGTATCGTACCGTGTTTTACAGACAGAGTAAAACTCCAATCAAAGTCGATTTATCTTTATTTTCAGGGTAGGATACCATGACTATTCTCGTAACCGGCGGGGCCGGCTACAT contains:
- a CDS encoding acyltransferase family protein produces the protein MSQNTPNSDAPQPETIPLQKEPETPPPDPQAVPPATVAAKKQEQGKQPPVSQRLTSLDAYRGFVMLAMASGGLYIANALRNSPEILEQYNGTQWESSWKYLWQTLSYQLSHVEWTGAGFWDLIQPSFMFMVGVSMPFSVRKRKQKGDSTLRIWGHAIFRAVLLVALGVFLSSRSGPHTNFTFANVLCQIGLGYLVVFFYVNRSFVTQLIGVVTILGGYWFFFYQYMPAEEELTAVKKYLTEVKHKDEAEWSQFSGFGEPWNKHTNAAAAVDRQFLNQFPRYEEPYEGQKFWVNGGGYQTLNFIPSIATMLFGLMAGQLLMSNRLEKMKVKWLLQAGLICFVVSMLLDTSIWPVNIEQWEWHLVPIVKRIWSPGWAIFSAGWAFWFLAVFYWIIDVKGYKKWAFPFVVVGMNSIAMYCMAQLIRPWVQKSLQMHLTTVDEMTGWSVAGSLFSSDCPYAPIAVSATVLFVLWLICLWMYLQKIFIKI